The Agrococcus sp. ProA11 genomic sequence GACGATGTCGGCGCTCGTGCGGGAGGCGATCCGGGGCAGCTCCCAGCGATTCGACAGCGCATGCGGCCACAGGCTCGTCCTGGCAGTGCCCGCGCCATCCGGGAGTCCGGCCGCCTCCGCGTCCCGTCGCAGCGCGACGATCAGCTCGTCGTGCGGGAATGCCCTCGTCCAGGCCAGCAGCAGCTCTCGCTGCACCGTCCGATTGGCGCCTGGTCCACGCTGCCACCAGTAGGCGTCGAACAGGACTCGCATCTGACCTCCTCAGGCGGGGCCCCGGTGGGTGTGCCTGCTCCTGAGGTCATCCTAAGCCAGGGCTCGTAGATAGGTAACAGCGTTATGGCTACGCTCCGAACAGGCGGTACCCCAAAGCGAGGTTGCGAAGGATGTGGAACCGGTCGGGGAGCCGCAGGTCACGACAGTCTGGAGAGACGTGGACGCCCAACGACGCGCTCGTCGAATGCATCGCTCGACGACAGCAGTCCTGGCAGCGGGGTTCGCTGCCGCGATCGCGCTCGGGCTCACGGCCTGCGGAGGCTCTTCCGCGACGCCCGCCTCCAGCACCACGCCCGGCCCGCAGCCCGCTGCCTCGCCGTCGGCGGCGCCGAGCGCCTCCGCCGCCCCGAACGCCGCGGCACCGACGCCGAGCGCATCGCCTCGCCCGGCCCGCATTCCTCCGCCCGGTGCTGAGGACGTCGACGCGTCGACGCCCGACGGCCCGCTCATGGCCGCGCCGCTGCCGACCACCGCGGCCGCCATCGACGAGGCGGTGTCGTTCGACACCGGCATGGTGATCGAGATCGTGGCGGTCGATGCGATCACCGTGACCGCCGAGACGCCCGGAGAGGTCGACGGGCCCGCGGTCCGCGTCACCGTCTCCGCTCGCAACACCTCGAGCGAGACGCAACCGGTCGACTCCGCCCTGGTGACCGTCGTCGCCGGCGACGAGCTCGGGATCGGCACAACGGCCGGCAACCCGTCGCCGCTGTCGGGGGATGTCGCGCCGGGCGGCGCCGTCAACGGCACCTACATCTTCATGCTCGACCCGGCAGCTGATCGCGAGATCACCGTGTCGGTCAACTATGCCGCAGGCGAACCCGTCGCGGTCTTCACGGGAACCACCTCCTGACAGATGGAGCACACCATGCCCGCTCACCGTCGCCCTCTGCGGGCAGCGCTGGTCAGCACCGCGGCAATGATCGCCGCAGGTGCGATGCTGCTCACCGGAGTCACCGCGGTCTCCGCCGCAGACGGTGACGTGCCACCGGGACCGGTGACGCTCCAGCAGCGCACCGACGGGGTGGTCACTGCCGATCCGCTGCCGACGGTGCAGATCGACAACGGCTACGTCTGGGCGCAGGCGATGATCGGCAACACCGTCTACGCAGTGGGCGGCTTCGAGAACGCGCGCGCGCCGCTCGCCTCGCCGGGCACGAACCTCACCCCGCGCAGCAACATCCTCGCGTACGACATCACCAACGGAAACCTGCTGCCGTTCGCGCCCCAGGTCAATGGCGTCATCCGCGCGGTCGCGGCCTCGCCCGATGGCTCGCGCATCTACATCGGCGGCTCGTTCAACACGGTCAACGGCGAGACCCGCTGGAACTTCGCGGCGCTGAACGCCGCGACCGGCCAGCTGGTCCCCGGCTTCAACCCGGCGATCGGCGGCTCCGGCGTCTACGCCATGGCCGTTATGGGCGACACCGTCTACATGACCGGTCTCTTCTCGCAGGCGAACGGCGTCGCGCGCACCAACCTCGCCGCATTCGACACGACGAACGGCGCCCTCCGGCCGTGGGCGCCGACCACGGATCGACAGGGCGACGCCATGGTCATCGATCCCGGTGGCGCGCACGTCATCGCAGCCGGACGCTTCTACCTCGTCAACGGCGTGGTGCAGCGTGGCCTCGTCGCGCTCGACCCGATCACGGGAGCCATCGACACCGAGTGGGCTGCCTCCGACACCGTCATCAACGGCTGGAGCTCGGGCTCGGCTGCAGGCAAGGCCGGCATCTTCGCGCTCGCGGTCGACGACTCCGGGGTCTACGGGACCGGCTGGGTGTACGCGAACACGACGGTGGGCAACCTCGAGGGCGTCTTCGCCGCTGAGGCGGGCACGGGCGAGATCCGCTGGATCGCCGACTGCCACGGCGATCACTACGGCGTCTGGTCGACCGGCGAGATCGTCTACGCCACCAGCCACACGCACGAGTGCGACACCGTCGGTCTCGCGCCCGAGCTGAGCCCCCGCACCTATCGCTACGTCGAGGCGTTCAGCGCGACGGCAGAGGGCACGCTCACGCGCAGCCCGTCCGTGAGCAGCATCTACAAGGACTGGAGCGGCACGCCGGCGCCGCAGCCCTACGCGTGGTACCCGGACTTCCTGATCGGCCACACGTCCGGCCTCAACCAGGCGGGGCTCTCCATGACGGGCACCGGGCAGTACCTCGCGGTCGCCGGTGAGTTCGTTGGCGTGAACAACCAGCGCTACGAGGGCATCGTGCGCTTCTCGACCGCCCCTCCCGGCGGGCCCAAGCAGGGACCGCGCATCGCGAGCTCCGCGTGGGGCGCGCCCACCGCCTCGTCCACGGTCGCGGGCCGGGTACGCATCTCCATGCCCTCGAACTGGGATCGGGATGACCGTGATCTCACCTACGAGCTGCGCCGCACCGGCACGCCCGGCGTCGTGCAGTCGCAGGTCGTCGGCTCCGGATGGTGGCCGCAGTCCCAGCCTCGCGTGCTGTTCAACGACACCGGACTGACACCGGGGGCGACCTACACGTACACGGTGCGTGCCGTGGATGGCGACGGCAACGCCGTCACGAGCCAACCGGTCACCGTGACGGTCGGCAACGGCACCCCGTCCGACTATGTCAACACCGTGCTCGATGACGGCGCGTCCATCTACTATCCGCTCGGCACTATCGGCATCGACTACGCCGGCGGCGGAAACCCGGTGTTCGGCAGCAATACGAGCAGCATCACCCCTGGCGCGGTCGCGGGCGTGACCGGCGAGACCGCCACCAACTTCGGCGGCAACAGCAACGGTCGTGTCTCGTCGCCCTCGAGCGGCGCCGTCACCTCCGAGTTCTCCGCCGAGGCCTGGTTCCGCACGTCCACCAACCAGGGTGGCAAGATCATCGGCTTCGGCAACTCGCAGACGGGTTCGTCTGCCAGCTACGACCGGCACGTCTACATGCAGAACAACGGCCGGCTGACGTTCGGCGTCTACCCGGGCGGCGTGCGCACGGTGAACTCGACACAGTCCTACAACGACGGACAGTGGCATCACGCGGTGGCGACGCAGAGCGCCGAGGGCATGCGGCTCTACGTCGACGGCGCACTGGTCGGCAGTGATCCCTCGACCGTCGCGGCCCAGGCCTACAACGGCTACTGGCGCATCGGCGGCGACAACCTGAACGGCTGGCCCAACCGGCCGTCGTCGAACTTCTTCAACGGACGCATCGATGAGGTCGCGGTCTACCCCACGGCGCTCACGAGCGGGCAGGTCATGAGCCACTACACGACGGGGCTCGGCCAGGAGGCGCCCACGGCAGCCTTCATCTCGTCGACGGACGACCTGACGGCGACCTTCGACGGCACCGCCTCCACGGCGGACACCGGCGCCACCATCGCGTCGTACTCCTGGAACTACGGCGATGGCACGCCGACGGGATCCGGTGCGGCGCCGACGCACACCTACGCGACGGCGGGCACCTATGCGGTGACGCTCACGGTGACCGACAGCAGGGGGGTGAGCGGAGCGGTGACGCACGACGTCACGGTGCTCGCCGCCAACCAGTCGCCCACGGCCTCCTTCACCACCTCGGCGGATGGCATGGCCGTGGCCGTGAACGGCGTCGGATCCTCCGACCCGGACGGCTCGATCGCCTCCTACTCGTGGAACTGGGGCGACGGCACGGCCGACGGCAGCGGCACCACGGCATCGCACGCGTACGCGACACCGGGGGAGCGCACGATCACGCTGACGGTCACGGATAACCGTGGAGCGACCGGGACGACGACCCGACAGGTCACGGCATCCCATGCCGACCCGACCGCTTCCTTCACCGCGACCGCGTCCGGTCTGCGTGTCGATGTCGATGCCGCGGCGTCATCGGCGAGCGACGGCGCAACGCTGAGCTACGCGTGGAACTGGGGCGATGGGGCGACCGGCAGCGGGATGACCGCCAATCACACCTACGCGGCTGGCGGCACCTACACGATCACGGTGACCGTCACGGACAGTCTCGGCGGCACGGCGACGACGACGAGGGAGCTGACGGTCTCCCAGATCGCCTTCGCCGCGAGGGACGACTTCGAGCGCACGGTCAGCGCGGGCTGGGGTGACGCCGACACCGGCGGCACTTGGACACCGATGCATGGCTCGGCGGCGGTGGCCACGGTCGCTGGCGGCGACGGCATCCTGACGCTCTCGGCCAACCAGACGCGCAACATGGCGCTGCAGGGCCTCTCGGTCGCCGACAGCTCGACCACGGTGACGTACGCGATCGACCAGGCGCCGGCCACCGGCAGCTCGTACGTCGGCATCGCCGCACGGCAGTCGGCATCGCAGAACTACACGGTGCGAGCATGGATGCGCAGCAACGGCACCGTCTGGCTCGTCGCGCAGCGCTCCGGCAGCTCCACGGTGCTGTCTGCGGTGCCGCTCGGCCTCAACTGGACCGCGGGCGAGGAGCTGCAGCTGCGCGTGCAGGTGAGCGGTTCGAGCCCGACCACGATCCAGGCCAAGGCCTGGCCCGCGAGCGGCGCTGAGCCGGCCGACTGGCAGCTGTCGACGACGGACTCGACGGCGGGGCTGCAGGGCTCCGGTTGGGTGAGCCTGCACGCGAATCGCGCAGGATCCGCCACCTCGACCGCGGCCTTCTCGTTCGACGGCCTGCGCGTCACCGACCCGAACACGGGTGGCGGACCGGTGAATGCCGATCCGACCGCGTCGTTCACCTCCACCGTCTCCGACCTGCAGGTCGCGGTCGACGGCGGGGCCTCCAGCGATGCCGACGGCTCGATCGCCTCCTACAGCTGGAGCTGGGGAGACGGCACGCCGAACGGATCCGGCGAGACGGCCAACCACAGCTATGCGGCGGCCGGCACCTACACCGTCGCGCTGACGGTGACGGATGACGACGGCGCGACCGCGACCACGAGCAGCCCGGTGACGGTCACCGCAGCGCCCGGGGGCAACGCCGCGCCGACGGCGTCCTTCACCGCAGCGATGACCGACCTCGATCTGTCCGTCGATGCTGCGGCATCGGCGGATTCCGACGGCACCATCACCTCGTACAGCTGGAACTGGGGCGACGGCACGACGGCCGGCACGGGTGCCACGGCGATCCACAGCTATGCGGCGGCCGGCACCTACACCGTGACCCTCACCGTGACCGACGATGACGGCGCGACCGCGACCACGACCAGGAGCGTAGAGGCGACGGATCCGGTCGTACCGCCCGGCGACTTCGCGGCCTCGGACGACTTCGGTCGCACCGTCGCGCAGGGCTGGGGCACGGCAGACGTCGGCGGCGCCTGGGGCGTCGAGAGCGGCAGCTCGGCGCCGCTGTCGGTGTCGGGCGGAACGGGTGTGCTCACGCTCGGTGCCGGCTCCACGCGCAATGTGCTGCTGAGCGATGCCGACCTGCAGGACGTGCGGGTCTCGGTCGACTTCTCGCTCGACCAGGCACCGTCCACCGGCTCTGCCTTCTTCGGTGTCATCGCGCGCTCCACGGGCGGTGACGACTACCGGGTGCGCACCTGGCTGCGCGACAACGGCACCGTCTGGCTGGTGCTGCAGCACGGCAGGACGGTGCTCAGCACCTATCCGGTGCCAGGGCTGACGCGGGCCGCGGGCGACTCGTTCACCCTGGCCGCCGAGGTCACGGGCTCGACGAGCACCACGTTCTCGGCGAGCATCTGGCGCACCGGCACCCCGGAACCCGCGACCTGGCAGGTGGTGGCGAACGATGCGGCAGGCCCGGATGCGAGCGGTGCCGTCGGCGTGCATTCGAACCGGTCGGGC encodes the following:
- a CDS encoding PKD domain-containing protein, producing the protein MIAAGAMLLTGVTAVSAADGDVPPGPVTLQQRTDGVVTADPLPTVQIDNGYVWAQAMIGNTVYAVGGFENARAPLASPGTNLTPRSNILAYDITNGNLLPFAPQVNGVIRAVAASPDGSRIYIGGSFNTVNGETRWNFAALNAATGQLVPGFNPAIGGSGVYAMAVMGDTVYMTGLFSQANGVARTNLAAFDTTNGALRPWAPTTDRQGDAMVIDPGGAHVIAAGRFYLVNGVVQRGLVALDPITGAIDTEWAASDTVINGWSSGSAAGKAGIFALAVDDSGVYGTGWVYANTTVGNLEGVFAAEAGTGEIRWIADCHGDHYGVWSTGEIVYATSHTHECDTVGLAPELSPRTYRYVEAFSATAEGTLTRSPSVSSIYKDWSGTPAPQPYAWYPDFLIGHTSGLNQAGLSMTGTGQYLAVAGEFVGVNNQRYEGIVRFSTAPPGGPKQGPRIASSAWGAPTASSTVAGRVRISMPSNWDRDDRDLTYELRRTGTPGVVQSQVVGSGWWPQSQPRVLFNDTGLTPGATYTYTVRAVDGDGNAVTSQPVTVTVGNGTPSDYVNTVLDDGASIYYPLGTIGIDYAGGGNPVFGSNTSSITPGAVAGVTGETATNFGGNSNGRVSSPSSGAVTSEFSAEAWFRTSTNQGGKIIGFGNSQTGSSASYDRHVYMQNNGRLTFGVYPGGVRTVNSTQSYNDGQWHHAVATQSAEGMRLYVDGALVGSDPSTVAAQAYNGYWRIGGDNLNGWPNRPSSNFFNGRIDEVAVYPTALTSGQVMSHYTTGLGQEAPTAAFISSTDDLTATFDGTASTADTGATIASYSWNYGDGTPTGSGAAPTHTYATAGTYAVTLTVTDSRGVSGAVTHDVTVLAANQSPTASFTTSADGMAVAVNGVGSSDPDGSIASYSWNWGDGTADGSGTTASHAYATPGERTITLTVTDNRGATGTTTRQVTASHADPTASFTATASGLRVDVDAAASSASDGATLSYAWNWGDGATGSGMTANHTYAAGGTYTITVTVTDSLGGTATTTRELTVSQIAFAARDDFERTVSAGWGDADTGGTWTPMHGSAAVATVAGGDGILTLSANQTRNMALQGLSVADSSTTVTYAIDQAPATGSSYVGIAARQSASQNYTVRAWMRSNGTVWLVAQRSGSSTVLSAVPLGLNWTAGEELQLRVQVSGSSPTTIQAKAWPASGAEPADWQLSTTDSTAGLQGSGWVSLHANRAGSATSTAAFSFDGLRVTDPNTGGGPVNADPTASFTSTVSDLQVAVDGGASSDADGSIASYSWSWGDGTPNGSGETANHSYAAAGTYTVALTVTDDDGATATTSSPVTVTAAPGGNAAPTASFTAAMTDLDLSVDAAASADSDGTITSYSWNWGDGTTAGTGATAIHSYAAAGTYTVTLTVTDDDGATATTTRSVEATDPVVPPGDFAASDDFGRTVAQGWGTADVGGAWGVESGSSAPLSVSGGTGVLTLGAGSTRNVLLSDADLQDVRVSVDFSLDQAPSTGSAFFGVIARSTGGDDYRVRTWLRDNGTVWLVLQHGRTVLSTYPVPGLTRAAGDSFTLAAEVTGSTSTTFSASIWRTGTPEPATWQVVANDAAGPDASGAVGVHSNRSGSASTTGVFTVDAFRVTDLG